AGTCATCAGTTAAAACCACGCATACTTGTTGTTAGTGGCAGTTCGGACAGTGCTCTGCAGTACATGACCTTTATGAATGTGTTCTTCACAGCTCAGAAAGAGGTAATATgcttaatttaaattcaatattcttttagaaaattttaagAATGTTTCTCTTTTACAGAATGTTGTGATTGACTGTTGCATGATGGATACTGATTCTGGATTACTACAACAAGGCTGTGACATAACTGGAGGGCAATACTTACGAATTCCTACTGTTGTTGGATTACTGGAGTATTTGCTGTGGGTTTTCCTTCCAGGTCCATCTTGTAGATCCAAAATTGTCTTGCCACCTCCTACTAAAGTTGATTACAGAGCAGCTTGCTTCTGCCACCACAAACTAGTTGATATTGGATGGGTCTGCTCTGTTTGTCTTTCAAGTGAGTTAATGGTTTTTATCATTACTCTTCACTTTCAGTAACTTATTGCTTGTTTCTAGTTTTCTGCAAATTTAGCATCATTTGTACCACATGCAACACAGAATTCAAACTTAATAGAACTGCAATCGTACCCTCCAAACCGAAGAAGCGTCCTCGAATGGAATAAATGGAAGATGCAGTGAAAGATTAATTATTGCCCCATAAAGCTCTGAAGCTCAATTTAACACTTTCCTGTACATTTCCGTGGCATACAAAGAGAAATTGTTTTGTACATGACCATTCAATTGGTTTCTTTTGGGTTTCTCTTTAgtcttaatgaaaaaaaaatagactaaAAAGACTGATGGTTACAACTATACTAATCTTAGTGGTCAGTTCAAAAGTTTAGCAGATATATTGTTACTATAAACTATATCTCTGAATTAAAATTccgattttttagaaaaattggaaaattggaaattttccaaacaaatagTAGCTTTACTTCAACAAATTTGCAATAGCTTTTCGTCTGGTAGGTATCTTGAAAAAGAGACAAGGTTGTTAACTTTAGAGTtttcagaaaaataataatttagattACGTACCGTTAATTTCCGGATGTTTACAAATAATTTGAGATTGGTTTCACGTTACATATACTCTCGCACAATGACCAACGCAGCATTAGCCGCTAGAAACAGAATCGTATGGATGGATCTAGAGGTGAATTGGTTTCCAAGGAACAATtcataaattagtttttttttaaatataagcTAATTTTCTTTATAGATGACGGGGTTGGACGACACCAAGGACCACATTCTTGAAGCTGCTTGTCTTATCACTGATCAAGACTTGAACATTGTTGCTGAAGGTCCCAACATAATCATTAATCAACCTGATAGTATTTTAGATGGAATgggtaaaaaatttatttaaattattaatttattaattatttaattcatttaaaaattaggAGAGTGGTGTAAAAAAACACATGGAGaggttttaaataattctttcAATACTGTATATCCAAATCATAACACTTACTTTCTTTCAGTCTGGGTTAACAGAAGCATGTAGAAATAGTAACATCAGTGTTGAAGAAGCTCAAGAACAGCTTGTTGATTTTATTGGTCGTTATACAAATCCCGGAGAATGCCCGCTGGCTGGGAATTCCATTGGTGAAGATAAAAGATTTCTGTACAAGTACATGCCCAAACTCATAAACCATCTGCACTACCGGATAATAGATGTTTCAACCATCAAGGAATTGGCAAggtaataaattaatttaaaacttgttttattattatttatatacatCTGGAATTAGGAGGTGGAATCCAGATGTTTTGAAAAATGCTCCCCCAAAATCCTTAACTCATAGAGCTATGGATGACATAAAAGAAAGTCTGATGGAACTGAGCTTCTACAAagcaaatattttcaaatgaaaaaacattatttttgtAACAGACTACTACCTTTATTCACACCCACCCACAAATTGAACTGTAAATACAATGCAGTTATTGGATTGCTTATACTGTGTTCAAAGGGATGTTAAATACAATGCTAATGAAACAGCAGCTGCCAGGACAACATAGCCTGTGCTATTAATTCCCTTAATTGTGAGGTTGAAACCAGTGTCCCACACAAGGTGTCTCATTCCATTAATCAAATGATAGGAAAATGGAAAAGCAATGAGAAACTTCCCCGCCAATACAACCAGTGGAAGGTGTGCAGCTTCCAACATTCCCAAATAATGTGGAAATGATGCAGGCAATACCATGGCACCTATCAGATTACACATAATGTTGATTAGAACATGTTAGTGATCTATGTCAAAGATTGATTGATGAATTACCAATAGCTAGACCATACATCAGTCCATTTTGTGCAAGCCCAGTAAAACGATGTGTAATGGACGCAGCCATATTGGAATTGAATTGGTAAATAGATAGATGGGGAGAAATGGGCCGTTGCAGcctcttattcttgttttcaaagttttcatttgaaaGGGGTTTAGCACGGTTTGCTTCCACGCTTTTAATTCCGAAGGTAGAGGCTGACACAGTGTGTTGCCTGCAACAATTTACGAGGGGGAAACGTTAAAATATGTTTAATCATCCTTCACCAAAACATCTACCATGATTTGACCGGAGCTGCTGTGAGTAGCCGGGTTTGGGTAGTATTTTTTAAGATGGtactaataaaaacaaaattaaaaacatattTAGAAAACAATTGGTTATAGATAttaggaaaattttaaaaaattgttttatatttaatttctACCGTAAAAGCGCCATATTTGTTATTGCACAGCAGTAGCGAATAGACTGATTTCGTTCGCGAGGTTGACGGATCAAATTTATGGCAATAGTTTCAATtactttaaagtttttaaatatttaattctatcataagaaaaatttgaaaaacaaatttcatatCCTTTTCAAATTCTGTAAACAATAAGTGGATAATAAGGAAATCGGTCGTACGCATCGTACGTTCCCAACCCATGCCCAACCTCTAGAATGCTTGGGGCGTTTCCTACTGCATTCTCAATGCTAAAGCACACTTTTATcctaaaaatttaactttttactCAGCTAACATTAGATaaagagaaatatttaaaaagtggtaAGTGAACTTTGTGTGGCGGTTTTCATtctaacaaaaatttatatgtaaaaaaaagtattttcaaAAGGATTGTAGTTTAGCATGTCAAAATAGAACAAATTTCGCTAGCCTACCTTGAGATGGGCAACGGTATATATTTTGGAAGTTTTCCGTTTATAAAGCACTCTGGTTTCCAATCAacacccggataaatctttcgccttttactaaagatttccgtggttggGAGcaattgatgagtctatatgactaaTTTTTCGAAAGCCTGGTCTTCTGACCGGGCAtcctaataaataaaataaatcgttTAAGTATGAATCTTACATTAGAACAGAATCAGATAGCGTACTCAGTACACATGTATCGCTGTTCTTATAATACGttcataaaattcaaataaaaagagaaggagGTGAAAAAACAATAtctaagaataaaaattgctTTCTACAAGTATTTCTTCAATGTGTTAGCTTAATTTAGATCAAaaggcagtcaaaattcaaaacattttagtAATTAGGAAAGTAAGGAAACCAATTTTAATGATTCCACAATCAAGTACTATAAGTTTCATACCGCATGTCACATTAAGTAAAATAGCGCTGGATCTAGTACAGATTAAACATATCTGAATACCCAACACATTACCCAGCCAGAGGTTAACTAAGGTAGGGTGTAAGATAGGGTATTTCCACCCTCAGTTATAACTCAGGATAATGGCAATACTCAGACGTGTCAGACTGTCAGTCGAAAAGTTCCCCGTCGAATTCCCCAGATCCCTCACACAACATTCAGACCGCGGCaaatcaattcacaccagaataaGTAAAACTACGTCGACACTAAGGGGTCGTAGTAAACCCTATTTGCTCGAAtatattattttggttttcacaGATTTGTCAAATCTAAATCTGTATTGCCATGCAGAATGACGTAACGgagtttttatttggtttgaaTAGACAACATCCGAAAAATGTCCACGTTTACAATAAACAAGGCAAggtcctttaaaaaaaatacaccatAAATCCGAATATGAGTGACATTTCccaatagtaaacaaaaaaactcgcAATTCTGGATAGGCTAATTCGGTAGTTTTGTAGTTTATGAAGCAATTAGTTGTCTGTCAgcccatacaaaaaaaatgaaaactgagaagatcgtaaaaaaataagttagcTGCCATTTATCTTCGCTGGCCATTTATCAAGTTCTTCGACCTTGGTcaagaataaaatagaaaattttaacTGCTGAAGTGAAACGTATTAAAGCGGAAAAAGCAGCATTTGTCTCGCATCCTATCAGTTGCTGAGTATGCAAATATGCAAGTATCACGTTAATTACATCAATTTGTTCTGCCGATTGCAACTGAAGTCTTACTAAGACAACTAACTATAACCGGTTAGagaccaaaaattaattaactcAAAAATTAAGCAGTAAAACTGGATTCCTAATTGACTTAGTAATAAATGGTTTCCGTCGAAAAACAAatcacaatttctttttttatagcaTCAAATTTCAGGTTACCAGTAGAGGCAAGACGGTATCATatgaaagaattttgttttttattgaaacgaaaatttaacaaagtaTATCCATGAACCAAACTGCATTGAGCTTAACCAGTTGGTCAaaagaattcaattattgagaAGTGAGGACAAGAGAATGAGGATGGAGAAAGCTCGTTATTTGTTAGCACAGTTTTTGCCTTTTGGCATGATTTTCTGATCTGATTTGATTAACCCTTGTGATATTTTTTGTGGTAAACAGGAACTGGATAGTACACCGGGGGTGGATGATAAACGGGACGGTAGACCGGAACTGGGTGATATGAACGATGTTTGTAATATTTCTTCAAGAAGTGTTCGTCTCCGGCCAGATCGTGGATTTCACCACCAACCGCCTCGCCCACCTCAGCACCTTCCATTGGATTAGCCAAAGAGACGGTCGCCCAGACCATCACAAGAGCAACAAGAATCTTGACACAAGATAGGATATTTCAAAAGTTGATCAAAATGCCTTTAAAGTTCTAAAACAGCGACTTACCATCACGAGCTTCATTTTGCGTAAGAGCGAAAGAACTGTCTACGTTACAAGATCTTGGACAAAATTGGAATGAATATCAACCTGATGACCACCTCTATATATACAGCAAGACCCTCCTCCCGTGTGTTACCATTACATAATTTGTCGAGCTTCTCGCGCCTCACGATGATtttgcgtgttttttttttgtagcacAGCCTTGCGTTCGGGAAGCTTCCGATGGCCATCAAAACGACCTTGACAAAAAGACTGGAAGACAAAATGCTGGGTAGGGTTCAACGATTCTCCCATGTAACCCTTGCTTCCGTCTCAAAAATCCGAACTATTTGAAATACCCAACGAAACGCTTTGATAGGGATTTCAATGCCAAGACATTCACTTTCCTCGGGCACACATGTATTACGCATTTCCTATTTTGTACAAAACTTGACACGACGACGCGAATAATATGGGTTGAccttttgagttttattgAGTTTTATGGGATCAAAACAAGGCCGGTTGTCTGAACGCCACCCATTAGGGGCTGAAGGGATTGGAGCGACATTTGTGtctcttaaaataaaatgaaaatcgtGCATGCTGGAGTTGCAATGTTCCAACAGCCTGGACTACATCGTCGCTGTTTCCCTTGAACACAAAAGTGCCGACTGCTCATGGCTTTCAAATGTACCTGAACGAGATGCGTCTCAAGGTTAGGTGGCATGGACGTTGAGATATATTCGGGATAAGAAGGCGGAACTCATTGTTACCTTGCTACGCCTCAACAAGCACGTTACCTTTTAGTATCGACACAGCCAATGCGAGTTGCGTAAAAATCATCGTCGCCAACTAGATGGCTAATAGTTGTGCTAGCTGTATATAAAAGGCAGCAGAACATGGCAGTAATCATCACAATCCTGCCTGGAGTATCCCAGCGTTAACACCACAGTCTACATTACTCTACAACATCATGAAGCTACTGATGGTAAGTCacttaaatgtttaaaaaatatgtttgaattttaattacaattttgaattttaattacaattttgaattatttgcaaTGTTATTAAAGATCCTCGCTGCTCTTCTGGTGGTCTTGGTTGCCGTTACTTTGGCCAATCCGACGGAAACTGAAGCGGTCGACGGCGATGCCCAGCACGATCTTGTCGGAGACGAacactttttgaaaaagtacaagaaacattccaagcACCACGCCTATCCGGTGTATCACCCAGTTCCAGTTTATCATCCGGTCCCTGTTTACCATCCACGTCCCGTCTACCACCCAGTTCCAGTTTACCACAAAAAGTTCCACAAGGGTTAACGAGACTTCGTTTATCTGGAACTCAAGCTTTTTCCAAGTGAATGAAAACAGGCATGCAGAGcttaaccaaacaaaaaaaaaaaaaacacacgcacacacatcgAGCTTTCTCTACAAAGGCATCCTTCTTTTCACCTGTCAATCATTAAATAACTTGTTACGCGCAATACGTTTTACGGCATTACCTTTTTtcacgattttttaaatacaagttttctttgaaaataaaagcaaacaTTGTTCACGTCATTTTCTCCGATGCTATGCCAAACAATTGACGAAGAAAAGGAAGGCCTCATCTGTTGTGGCCAAGCTATTTGTTTTGTGGAGAGGACAACAGTTGCAGCAAGTTGATGAAGTTTAGAGAGAAATCCGCAGAGAAATTAGGCAAAGCAGATGGCCAATATGCGTGAAACGCGCGAGCTTTCCAATTTCCCAACAGGAAATGCTGGTAGCTCTCAAACGCAGTGAAAGTTTCCAAGAAAAATATGTCTATTCAAACAAGGAACTCGGcgagccctttttttttctttctttcgatgTGAAACGGATCGAACCAGAAGTCTTGTCTGTTACACATGACGCCACAGCAATCTACGACAACagaaggacaaaaaaaaaacccgacgACGACAATGCATAACTTAAGATTCAGCTTTCGATAGATGGGCCGGTTCCAAGCTAACTGACATGAAACGAGGAAACCATCTCAACACAAATGTAAAAAGGAATTTAGCATAGGTATTTCTGCTGTTTAGGTATATCAAGTGAcgaaacttttgttttcacaTGAGACTCTTGAAAAAACAATTAGTTCAAGGCCGGCAGGTGATTTTCCTATATACTTGTTGCTGGCGCTATTTATTATCGGAAATTACCCATCAGTTCAGCATTCCTCCCAACTTTTTTGGGGGCCGTTTTTCCTACTTAGCCCAGCAGCATTATTATTTGGGTTGTGTAGCTATAGCCTATAGGCCACTTGCATTACTGAAGGATAAGACGGGCCGCCATCCATCGCTGGGTCGTGCTGGCGCAGCAGCGGTATCCGGAGCGCAACAACCGCATTTTACTCCACTATGCACGTACCTCTGAGGCCAGCGGATGGGCGAAGAGGCGGGcggagaaaaggagaaagaaagggaAGACAAATGCTACTATTGAAACTCgcttttcgtcttcttcaagCCCGCCCTGCAGGCACATCTACCGTATAAAAACGGGCCGATTCCCCTCAAATGCACACACTTTCCTGTTTAACATTCTAGTGAGTACTACCACAAAATGAAGCTCCTCATGGTAAGTCTTTCTCTCAACTTTCGGTCAATCTATTCTTCACCCCCACTTATaacatttgtttgatttgtttggtttcatttGCGGCACAGTTGATCGCGCTCTTTATGGCCATCGTGATGGTTCATTCCGTTCCGTTGGAGGGCGAAAAAGGCGAAACGGGAGCCATCGTCGACGATTTGGATACGGCCGAATTGTTCGCCAAGAGTTACGGCAAAGCTAAAGCCCCAAAATCGTCGTACGGCTCACCTAAAGCCAAAGCACCAAAGGCTCCCAAAGCATCCTACGGTGCTCCAAAAGCCAAGGCTCCCAAAGCACCTAAAGCCGCTTACGGTGCCCCTAAAGCCAAGGCCCCAAAAGCTCCAAAGTCCTCTTACGGCAAACCCAAGAAAGAGAAGGCACCCGACTATTCCTACGGTAGAAAATAAGAACTTTGGAATAGCTACTTGACACGCAGTATGTGCATGATGTTATTACCCAATTCCTGTTGACTGATGAACGACGACTcgcttgtgttttttttgttatacgTTGGATCACGCTGTGCCGTTATCTGACTATACCTCACTCCCTTTTGACTTCCCAATGTTTCTCTATATGCTCcgttgaacgaaacagtttcATATCATACGATACTTTTCTGTGGTTAAGTGTCACCTTTTCCCTCATTTCGCTCAATTAATCGTTCTGTATGTTAAACCCTATCTCTTCTGaatgaaatataaattttccaAAACGTGAATAATTACAACTGTTGCCTCATTTGACATATGAAATCAATATCGCTGCGCTAACAGTGGGTCAACTCCAATCCCAGCGGAGAGTTATACATATCAATTTAACATCTTTCGCTTTTTTTACGACCAGCaataaaactctgaaaaaACGGCCTTCAGACAACAGGCACTCAATTTTCGAACAAATTTCGACAAGGAACCGAaagagagagtgaaaaaaataaaagacccaCAACAAAGAAAGGGATAGTTGGCATTTAACACCGGTGCACACGAACCGTGTATACACACTAGCTTTTAAAGTCTTTCCAAACAATGGCACATTTCAGGTAGGCTCAACACGACCTTGAAAGACAAATAATAACCAACCGTATCTTCATTCTACAAGTCCATGTATGGGCTAGACCGAGGTCATAGCCGTCGGCCGTCTCCATACGGAGAAGCGGCATTTCGGCGTTCATAACAAGTTAAGCTATGGGCATACTAAGTGTATGCATAGGGAAGGTTGTTGTTATTCTCTTTCGTTCTAGGGGGGAGTTGAAGGACCTCGGTGAGCCTTTCCTATTCTAAGAAgcgaccaacaacaacaacaacttcgaAAAAGGATGGTTTAAAATTATAAGGGTTGCTTCTCGCCGTGCGAGTTGTGTTTTGTCGACCGTAACAATGGGAAAATGAAGAAGCAACTAGAATCTGAACAACGCAGATGCGAGATATACAAGTCCGATGGTTGTCCTTCACCTTTCTCAGGTTTCACTGGAAAGCAACCAAAATTGGATtctcgtttttattattaaaaaaaaaaaaaaaacaataatctcACTAACATACAAACTTCAATAATCTGGAAATGATTTCGACGGAGCAACAAGACAAAGTAAAAATGTAGTTTCGGCACAGAATCAGGTTAAAaccgctttttaaaaaataagcacATGCATGGattaatttgttgtttctcGCTGAGCTCGAAATACTTTATCACGTCGACAAGTCTGTACttgtgtaaaaataaaaaaatatttggtcaAAGGAAACAATAACAATCTCGACAGGTGATGGTTATATCAATATAAATGACCCGGATGGGCAAACGAGTACACGCTTTGATGCTCAAAATAATCTCGTTCAAATAATGATAAATGATAAATGGCGTTGGGTTTTgtctttcaatttcaatttgtacGATCACTCGATTGACGAAGTTGGAGTAACTCAGTTCAAGTAGGATTTCAAGTAAGTCAAGTAAATAttacatttgaatatttaatgaaacaaTAATTGCCTAATCGATATAAAGAAATGAGGAACTTGCTGCCCTTCCTTGTTCTGATCGCGGTCGCCTCGGCCTTTGGCAACATCCAAACGCAATTCGATGGCCCTGATGAGGTCGAATTGAGGCTATTGGAGCCGGCAGTCGTTCCCGATCCGGTAGACGGAGTAAGCCGCTGGTGGTACACTCCTTCCCGAAAGGCCCACATTTACCGTCACAAATACCCGAAAAATATTCAAGCTCAGCCAAGGCAAGGCGAGGATCTACGGCTACCGGGCGACGTCTTACCCCGCTTATATAATGTCCGTCTTCTGCCCTTCATCGAAGTTGGCAACTGGACCACCGACGGATACGTGGAAATATTTCTCGACTGCATCATCTCGACCGTTAACATTTCCATGAACAGTCTAGATCTCACCATCGATCCGGCTTCCATAACAGTATATGCCACGCCCAAAATAAATCAGAAATCGAAAAACTGGTTGTAAACAATTAACCCCCGTTATAACTATAGGTGACGGAGGAACAGACCGGCAATCCCATTTCCGTTGTCGATTTCATCGATGAGCAATCGACTCGCGAAATCATCACGATTCAAGTCTCCCGGCCATTGACTGCCGGCAAACAGTACAAAAtcacaatgaaattcatttcgATTTTAAACGCTTTATTGGCGGGATTTTATCGATCATCTTACGTCGAAAACGGCGTGACCAAGTATTTATTTACGCTTCATAAGATGAAACgagatatttcttttattgactTTGCGCTAAATCATTGGAAAGGTATCTAGCCGTGACTCAATTTGAGGCAACGGACGCTCGCCGCTCCTTCCCCTGCTTCGACGAGCCCACAATGAAAGCCAATTTCACTGTCACGGTTGGTCGCAAAGAGACATGGACTTCCGTCAGCAACATGCCGCTCATCACAACAGAACCCATGTGAGTATATAAAGAtctcaataaaaacaaaaatacgaaacaaaataagaaaaaattaaaggaaaaAGTTACTGACTGTCGACTAACTTCCAGTCGATTTCTCCTTCgttttgaatgaaaaataaattgggtTAGTGTTGGAATGCCTGGATTCGTTTGGGACAATTATCAGACGTCGGTGACCATGTCGTCGTACCTTGTGGCGTTTATGGTGTCGGAATTCATTGGTATCCCAGCAGAACCAGGACTCAGCAACGTGGAATTCAGCATTTGGGCTAGACCGGAAGCCCGCAACCTCACCGAGTAAATAACGACTTTCTATCTTGATTTATGATGATCCTAcctatatgtaaaaataacgCTAACTATAACTATATCTACAGTTACGCACGAAACATTGGGCCCCGGATTTTGGAGTTTTTCGAGAGTTATTACAACATCGACTATCCGTTGCCAAAGCAAGACATGGCTGCTATTCCAGACTTTGCCGCAGG
Above is a genomic segment from Daphnia pulicaria isolate SC F1-1A chromosome 8, SC_F0-13Bv2, whole genome shotgun sequence containing:
- the LOC124311323 gene encoding general transcription factor IIH subunit 3-like is translated as MEDKEERIETPLVAIVIDATPAKKFASQAIIDNGSTMMNRIFDALIGFGNAHLMQGSHNKLAVIACNSKSTKFLYPSENGNSKSYHNRPGQYDMFAKVDSDIRHGLSELILNDSIDHDSTTSDSLLGGAMARALCHIHKVQRELSLSHQLKPRILVVSGSSDSALQYMTFMNVFFTAQKENVVIDCCMMDTDSGLLQQGCDITGGQYLRIPTVVGLLEYLLWVFLPGPSCRSKIVLPPPTKVDYRAACFCHHKLVDIGWVCSVCLSIFCKFSIICTTCNTEFKLNRTAIVPSKPKKRPRME
- the LOC124311421 gene encoding oligoribonuclease, mitochondrial-like, which codes for MFTNNLRLVSRYIYSRTMTNAALAARNRIVWMDLEMTGLDDTKDHILEAACLITDQDLNIVAEGPNIIINQPDSILDGMGEWCKKTHGESGLTEACRNSNISVEEAQEQLVDFIGRYTNPGECPLAGNSIGEDKRFLYKYMPKLINHLHYRIIDVSTIKELARRWNPDVLKNAPPKSLTHRAMDDIKESLMELSFYKANIFK
- the LOC124311451 gene encoding succinate dehydrogenase cytochrome b560 subunit, mitochondrial-like, whose product is MALLRTILKNTTQTRLLTAAPVKSWQHTVSASTFGIKSVEANRAKPLSNENFENKNKRLQRPISPHLSIYQFNSNMAASITHRFTGLAQNGLMYGLAIGAMVLPASFPHYLGMLEAAHLPLVVLAGKFLIAFPFSYHLINGMRHLVWDTGFNLTIKGINSTGYVVLAAAVSLALYLTSL
- the LOC124311513 gene encoding histone H1.3-like, coding for MKLLMLIALFMAIVMVHSVPLEGEKGETGAIVDDLDTAELFAKSYGKAKAPKSSYGSPKAKAPKAPKASYGAPKAKAPKAPKAAYGAPKAKAPKAPKSSYGKPKKEKAPDYSYGRK